A segment of the Leptolyngbya sp. NIES-3755 genome:
GCAGTTTCCACGCCGCCGAGATTTGGACTACCCCAACCTGTGGCGATTTCCGCATCAGGACGAAACTCGGTCACAGCCACTTGAGGAACGGCAAAATATCGCCCGTGAAGTTTCACAAACATTGTGCTTTTCGTCAGATCGATATGCTCGTTTTGGATCGGGTAACAGTCGATTGAGGCTGGACGCTCTTTAACCACGATCATTCGTTTCTTCTGACTTTTCGTGGGCATTATCGATTTTCTCCGTGTAATGTGTGTAATTGCCCCTCTGAGGTTGCCCGTTAAGCAGGGTCTAGAGGATTGCGCTTGTGTTTGTACCTTGAACGGGTCTGGAGCAGCTTAAACGTCTAACGGGTATGTTTGCCCTCGTTTTGCCGCTGATTGTACGATCGCGTTTAACATCTGCTTTTCCATCACGAGAAGCTTAAAACCCCGTCGCAGTAGGGAACTAACATCGGTATTCTCTTGACGTGCGATCGACTTGAGTAAGGTCAGATCCTCGTGAGTCATGCGGCAGGACGCTCTAGCTGGATACCGACGATCGATAAAGTTCATGGGAATTACCAGGGAACACCCCTCTAAGACGTTCAACCCAGTCGGACAGGCTTAAGGGGCTTTCCATTGGGGTGAGCGATCGACTGTTCCCGTTTCAAACGCAGGGAGTGAGGTTACAACAATTTGTAGACACCTTGGAATCCCCAAGGGTATATGTTCAATTGATACCCTTGGGGCTTTTCCATTCTCAAAATGGAGAAATCACCAATTTACCGACCTCGGTAAGTGGCATCGCTTTGTGGTCAAGAACGATCCACCACTGGCAAGGACTTCAGCCATTCTCTAGGCGGTTCTGTGGTCAAGTGCCCGCACAGTCCCGATTTGAAATCGGAGGTTTTCCTCAAACCTGCGGAAAACTGTCGCGTTTGCCACCACACCTGCAACGATCGTGACAGTCCCATTTTGAAAATGGAGGTTCTCCCCTTGACTAACGGAACGCCCTTGGAATCCCTGGAGCCATTGCCGGGAATGGTCTTGAGGTTGGCTAACGGAAAGTATCGGGATTCCCACCTTTTTAACAAAGTGTTGAAAAACCCTCGCTCTTGTCACCTCTCATCAGAGACGTAGGTATTTACTCACAGCAAATTGTGTGTTGACAAGCCTGGAATATAGATTTTTCTAGATCCACCGTTGTCAACACACAACCATGCAGCAGCTACGGGTATTATTCCCGGTTCTGCAAAATATTCAATTTCGGGTTCTCTGCTCACATCTTGCTCACGCTTTCGATGGAGGGTTGGAACCCATGCCAGGAACGAGACTTGAACTCGTGACACGAGGATTTTCAGTCCTCTGCTCTACCAACTGAGCTATCCCGGCGAGTGCGCTTTTTTCAGTGCTTAATTAAAGTAACAAAAGATTCGTATCTTTGCAAGTCAATTTTCCGGGAAACTTGTTAAGCCGATCGAGATTGATCAAAACAATCGACTCGATCAAGCCAAATTCAGCCAAAATAGACAACAGACCACAACTCACCCTTGCAGTCGTTACCCTGATAGAGTATAAAGCCACTCTTGTTAAAATTCGCTTATGACCCGCCGACGTTCTACACCCTGGATTTACCGAAACTCTCGCCTCTTAATTGCCGCGATCGCACTGCTTGGCATCCTCAATACGGGCTACATCACCTATGAAAAGCTGTTCAGCGGTGCTGTCGCCTGTCCCGCAGGGGGTTGTGTCAAAGTGCTGCAAAGCCCTTATGCCGTGTTATTTGGTTTACCCTTATCCCTGTATGGATTGTTGGCATATATCGCGATGGCAGTCTTCGCGCTGGCTCCGTTGGCGGTGAATCCAGAAGAAAAGAAATCACTCCGAACAAACCTAGAAAATAATACCTGGTTGCTGCTATTCGCGGGCGCAACGGCGATGCTGCTGTTTAGCGGCTATCTAATGTACATTATGTTTTCTAAATTCGTCTCGCAGTTTGGGGCGAATGGAATTTGTTATTTCTGTGTTGCCTCTGCCACATTTGCGACTTTGATGTTCATCCTGACGCTAATTGGGCGGGATTGGAACGATCGAGGACAATTGGTTTTTCTGGGATCGATCGTGGGAATTGTCACCCTGATCGGATCACTGGCTTGGGGCGCATCTGTCGGACAAGCTCCCGTGAATGCCACAACGATTTCAGACGCTCAAGGGAATCCGTATTTCTTGATCGAGAACACATCGGGAGAAGCAGAACTGCAACTGGCACGGCATCTGAAGCAGACGGGAGGCACGATGTACGGGGCTTACTGGTGTCCGCACTGCTGTGAGCAAAAAGAATTATTTGGAAAGGAAGCCGTTGCAGAATTTCCGTATGTGGAATGTGCAGAGGGCGGAAAGGATGCTCAAATTGAAACCTGCCAACGAGTTCTTGGAGAGGCAGAAAAGCAATTAGGGCAAAAAGCAGGCTTCCCGACTTGGCAGATCAATGGACGATTCTTTAGTGGACGGCAGAATTTGGATCAATTAGCCAAAAATTCGGGATATACCGGACCGCAAAACTTTAAGAATCCGTTCAGGACTTGTAGACAACCGTAATTGAGAGGAGCCTTATAATTGGCTCCTTTTTTGTTTAATTTCGATAAGCCGCAGCCGCTAACCGATCTGCATAAGGCGTTTCATGCAGGTGAGCTTTGCCGACTGAGCCAAATAATTCTAGTTTTTCGATGATTACGTCTTGCATGGCAGCGATCGCTTCTCCAGTCACGTCCAATAAATCCTTATCGTCCTGTCCACAAATCTCATCTTTCAACGCCTGCATATATGCCTGTCTGACTTCGGTATTGACGTTGAACTTGCAGACACCAAGTTGAATCGATCGAGCAATCATCTCCGGTGGCAATCCCGATGCACCATGTAAGACGAGCGGGATTTCGAGCAGATTCCGAATCCGTTCTAAACGGGGAAAATCCAAACGAGGAGGGCTTTTGTATTCTCCATGAACGTTACCGATCGTGACGGCTAAAGCGTCTACATTTGTGGCTTGGACAAATTCGACGGCTTGTTGCGGATCGGTCATTTTGGCTTCTTTTTCCGCGATCGTTAATCCATCTTCTGTGCCGCTGATTCGTCCGATTTCGGCTTCAACGATCGCGTGATACGAATGTGCCAATCGAGTCATGTCGCGGGTAAATTCGAGATTTTTCTCATACGGCATTGGGGAACCGTCCGCCATAATCGATCGCACTCCTTCTTTGAGAACTCGATCGATGTCTTTGACCGAAGTGCTGTGATCGAGATGCACAGAGATTGGAACTGATGCTGCTTCTGCCGCTTCTAGACACATCGCAACGAGTGGCGTATTCCCGTATTTAAGAGCGCTCGGATGAAGTTGGAGCATGGCAGGGCTATGGCTCACTTCGGCTGCACTCACGACCGCTTTGACTCCTTCGAGGTTGTAGACGTTGAACGCCCCGATCGCGAAAATATTTCGTCGTGCCGTTTCTAGAAGTTCACGGGTGGAAGTCAGCATGAGCAGCAATTCCCTTAAAATTAGGGATTGTACGACAAGCTCCGCTTAAATTCTGCGGTTTAACATAAAACGATATGGCTGAACTTCCTAGTACTCTCGACGACGCGATCGCACAAGCTCAAAGTGCCACTCAAGCTGCACTCGCCGCAGGTTATACCCGTTTGCAGGTCGAGCTTGTGTTTCCTGAATTAAAAGCAATGCCGATCGCGGAAAAATTCATCTCGATTTTTCGCGATCAGGGTGCAGGTTTGAAATTGTTTTTCACCGATTCGGGGATTGCAGCATTGGCAAAACGCGATTGGGGTGAGCTTCCCCATCAGATCCGGAGTTTGGATGTTGCAGGATCGCGGCAAACGACTCCAGTAGAAGAACAAGTTGATCCAGAGGATGAACTTTATGTTTTTGTTGCACCCAGTTCCGTTGAAGTGAGTCCGGTCGAACAGATTTGTAATGTCGTAGGTGAACGTCCAGTGATTTTACTCAATCCGAGACTGGAAGATGTCGCAACGATCGGGATCGGATATGCGGGACGGCAATTACGGCAGCGATTTTTAGACACGATCGAACCTTGTTATTACTTGCGCCCCTTGGATGATCAATCTGCGATTCTGCGCTGTTATCCGTCCCCGTGGCAGGTCTGGTACGCACCCGATGGTGAGTATCAACTGATTGCAGAAGAACAAGAGCGACCGGATTCTGAAAAATTGGATGAAATTTTTGCGGGAGTGTTGGGACAAACCGCGAAACCTGGATTATTTGCGGGGTTTCAGCAGTTTCTCAAAGCATTGGGAAGATGAAGAAATTATCTGGTGGCGATTAAGAATCCCGTTTTACTGTCACAGTTAACGGTAGACAGGGCATAATTGTGGCATACACCCAGATCCGTGTTTCCGGATTCTCTTGTCTAATTTCAAGTCTTAACCGTTTTCGGGAGATCGCATGAGTCAGCAACCCTACCGCCGAATCGTGATTGGTGATGTGCATGGTCACTATGAAGGGCTGATGAATTTGCTCGACACGATCGCGCCCGCATCAGACGATCAAGTGTACTTTTTGGGGGATTTAATCGATCGAGGTCCGCAAAGCTGCCAAGTGATCGAATTCGTCAAAGATAGCCCGTATCAATCTCTGCTCGGAAATCACGAACATTTGCTGCTCGAAGCCTTTCCAAATGGGCAAGTGTACGCCCCTGCTCTTCAAGCCTGGTTACAAAGTGGCGGACGGGCAACGGTTGCGAGTTATGTCGATGTGGAATTGCTCGTAAAACACGTGGAATGGATTCGCACCCTGCCGACTTATTTAGATTTGGGTGATGTCTGGCTGGTTCATGCAGGCGTAAATCCAGAGTTACCGATCGAGCAACAGGGCTATGCGGAATTCTGCTGGATTCGCGATGAGTTCCACAGTTCAATTCAGCCTTATTTCCCAGATAAAACGATTATTACCGGGCACACGATCACCTTTACGTTTCAAGGAGTTACACCGGGCGCGATCGCTCAAGGACGAGGTTGGCTTGGCATCGACACCGGAGCGTACCATCCCAAGAGCGGCTGGTTAACGGCGTTAGAAATTAATAGCGAACAAGTTTATCAGGTGAATGTTTACACGAATCAGGTGCGAATTTTGCCGCTGAATGAAGTCACGATTCGGGTCGAACCTCAGAGACGGGGAAAACGGCAGGCACTCAGACTTTGACACTCCTCGACCTGAAGGTACGAGGATTCTTGGCTCAACGAAACCACTTCAACTAGATGCCTTGCAGTCTCTAGCCCAGAGGTGGGATTCTCCCCAAGCGTTACTTCGGGTATGCCCTACCCTAGTTGCTTTCGCAAGTCCTGTTTCGTTTTGCAGCGTATTTGCTCCAAAATGCTG
Coding sequences within it:
- a CDS encoding Ser/Thr protein phosphatase family protein (similar to AA sequence:cyanobase_aa:LBDG_54470) produces the protein MSQQPYRRIVIGDVHGHYEGLMNLLDTIAPASDDQVYFLGDLIDRGPQSCQVIEFVKDSPYQSLLGNHEHLLLEAFPNGQVYAPALQAWLQSGGRATVASYVDVELLVKHVEWIRTLPTYLDLGDVWLVHAGVNPELPIEQQGYAEFCWIRDEFHSSIQPYFPDKTIITGHTITFTFQGVTPGAIAQGRGWLGIDTGAYHPKSGWLTALEINSEQVYQVNVYTNQVRILPLNEVTIRVEPQRRGKRQALRL
- a CDS encoding hypothetical protein (hypothetical protein N9414_16062;~similar to AA sequence:cyanobase_aa:LBDG_54480) → MAELPSTLDDAIAQAQSATQAALAAGYTRLQVELVFPELKAMPIAEKFISIFRDQGAGLKLFFTDSGIAALAKRDWGELPHQIRSLDVAGSRQTTPVEEQVDPEDELYVFVAPSSVEVSPVEQICNVVGERPVILLNPRLEDVATIGIGYAGRQLRQRFLDTIEPCYYLRPLDDQSAILRCYPSPWQVWYAPDGEYQLIAEEQERPDSEKLDEIFAGVLGQTAKPGLFAGFQQFLKALGR
- a CDS encoding D-tagatose-1,6-bisphosphate aldolase subunit gatY (similar to AA sequence:cyanobase_aa:LBDG_54490), coding for MLTSTRELLETARRNIFAIGAFNVYNLEGVKAVVSAAEVSHSPAMLQLHPSALKYGNTPLVAMCLEAAEAASVPISVHLDHSTSVKDIDRVLKEGVRSIMADGSPMPYEKNLEFTRDMTRLAHSYHAIVEAEIGRISGTEDGLTIAEKEAKMTDPQQAVEFVQATNVDALAVTIGNVHGEYKSPPRLDFPRLERIRNLLEIPLVLHGASGLPPEMIARSIQLGVCKFNVNTEVRQAYMQALKDEICGQDDKDLLDVTGEAIAAMQDVIIEKLELFGSVGKAHLHETPYADRLAAAAYRN
- a CDS encoding hypothetical protein (similar to AA sequence:cyanobase_aa:LBDG_57260); this translates as MTRRRSTPWIYRNSRLLIAAIALLGILNTGYITYEKLFSGAVACPAGGCVKVLQSPYAVLFGLPLSLYGLLAYIAMAVFALAPLAVNPEEKKSLRTNLENNTWLLLFAGATAMLLFSGYLMYIMFSKFVSQFGANGICYFCVASATFATLMFILTLIGRDWNDRGQLVFLGSIVGIVTLIGSLAWGASVGQAPVNATTISDAQGNPYFLIENTSGEAELQLARHLKQTGGTMYGAYWCPHCCEQKELFGKEAVAEFPYVECAEGGKDAQIETCQRVLGEAEKQLGQKAGFPTWQINGRFFSGRQNLDQLAKNSGYTGPQNFKNPFRTCRQP